From Aspergillus chevalieri M1 DNA, chromosome 4, nearly complete sequence, a single genomic window includes:
- a CDS encoding uncharacterized protein (COG:S;~EggNog:ENOG410PRDV;~InterPro:IPR035979,IPR012677;~antiSMASH:Cluster_4.4;~go_function: GO:0003676 - nucleic acid binding [Evidence IEA]), with product MAAGKAATSFDDIIRAGRQKKKNEELASQILGKNRRASAPGSGAAGKKAQNATPGSLASRIGVTKRSASTSSKPKAKPKSNKPAVSAAPPAPSKAPRSKPANKRRPNEDRLISALNPANGQSTIRDNSGGMSIKGASSGPFIVIGSNFAPGTTAADIQSALEPVCGSVMNCWITSQYPTVTAEITFAEKWSAENTVANFHNQKADGRILSMRWKPAGAASDYNTQTSFDNLREQADRQRRNRRADPAIQDGTYGFQDNRLYSDQMMVDVPTQPLGRRYR from the exons ATGGCTGCCGGGAAAGCAGCGACCTCCTTCGACGATATTATCCGGGCCG GTCgccaaaagaagaagaatgaagAGCTAGCCAGTCAGATCCTAGGAAAGAACAGGAGAGCCAGCGCGCCGGGCTCCGGCGCTGCTGGGAAGAAGGCTCAGAATGCGACACCTGGGAGTCTAGCAAGCAGGATCGGTGTCACAAAG CGTTCTGCATCTACCAGCTCCAAACCGAAGGCGAAACCGAAGAGTAACAAACCGGCCGTGTCCGCAGCGCCTCCTGCACCCTCGAAAGCCCCGCGATCCAAACCCGCGAACAAACGCCGCCCAAATGAAGATCGTTTAATCTCAGCTCTCAATCCAGCGAATGGGCAGTCGACAATCCGGGATAACTCCGGGGGTATGAGTATCAAGGGGGCGAGTTCCGGGCCGTTCATTGTCATTGGAAGCAACTTTGCACCTGGTACCACTGCAGCagacattcaatcagccTTAGAACCGGTCTGCGGCTCGGTGATGAATTGCTGGATTACCTCACAATACCCGACTGTGACTGCTGAGATTACGTTTGCCGAGAAGTGGTCTGCTGAGAACACTGTCGCCAACTTCCACAACCAAAAG GCCGATGGTAGGATCCTTTCGATGCGCTGGAAGCCAGCCGGAGCAGCGTCAGATTACAACACCCAAACATCTTTCGACAACCTCCGTGAACAGGCCGACCGACAACGCCGTAATCGCCGCGCAGACCCCGCAATCCAGGATGGAACATATGGATTCCAGGACAATAGGCTTTATAGTGACCAGATGATGGTTGATGTTCCGACTCAACCCCTTGGGAGACGGTACCGATAG
- a CDS encoding uncharacterized protein (COG:S;~EggNog:ENOG410PZRC;~InterPro:IPR024652,IPR008949;~antiSMASH:Cluster_4.4;~go_function: GO:0016838 - carbon-oxygen lyase activity, acting on phosphates [Evidence IEA]) translates to MEQSNFQFPSESRLMPMFLRTKFGGAESLLHLLWPQSVFPEQEYPMRYFPVMQELVLFTDFTNDILSYYKEFILHREKGNFVGNFADTHEMQQLDVLQHLTGYTPKLLKSVYSMLDGIEDLLRTVKNFVTGWIMLCTAHRRYYLVELFEDEQYLPPYDEDA, encoded by the exons ATGGAGCAGTCCAACTTCCAATTCCCCTCCGAGTCGCGGCTCATGCCCATGTTCCTGCGAACTAAATTCGGGGGCGCTGAGAGCCTCCTGCATCTCCTGTGGCCGCAGTCCGTCTTTCCAGAGCAGGAGTATCCGATGCGGTATTTCCCGGTCATGCAGGAGTTGGTGCTGTTTACGGACTTCACGAATGATATTTTGTCGTATTATAAGGAGTTCATTTTGCACAGGGAGAAGGGGAACTTTGTGGGGAATTTTGCGGATACGCATGAGATGCAGCAGTTGGATGTGCTGCAGCATTTGACTGGTTATACGCCGAAG TTGCTCAAGTCGGTCTATTCGATGCTCGACGGCATTGAAGATTTGCTGCGGACTGTGAAGAATTTTGTAACGGGCTGGATCATGCTGTGTACGGCTCATCGACGGTATTACCTGGTCGAGTTGTTCGAGGATGAGCAGTATCTGCCACCTTATGATGAGGA
- a CDS encoding uncharacterized protein (COG:S;~EggNog:ENOG410Q1EI;~TransMembrane:1 (i12-36o);~antiSMASH:Cluster_4.4), with the protein MIHGTPFLPGVYLIYVSPCLYLVSLTCAAFLLPGFINLTGNLSNTMETMETIASNDRVNQRRQGLSWSLSFRSSTRKRPGRIVRPSTPPPTCEERVHYPVFNPHDPRHNPTVIPPSWLRGSYSLSEDSSSTHTSGRWHSLSERSLRKARSGLDAIRSGIRRRPSVDQRGPRRDLPGLWMSTDSRGSSITRPDGSFPSTISEASTDDEFEFGTDLYRTRPNGSSKWNLEIVNRYLNEVGSSHALPPDVYTDDVEIGPAGSRLEGETLNNLSEEDSEATRLPSKTQTIRWDDRVQSGRRPSLTSASSSVISSRASTSSDESTLSQLINATQAFEALCSIDEPTKNVPESSDVERDANDSLPATSQGSAEALPEGTASQSNWFTMTNSEEADNQSRSDNGETPADKPSRETSRTSSMNASGGSNSSTGQGDRSRHSTCQSDSTAPTSRTQSSCWTHSEGNTSTPPTSYTQSRRSTIQSGGNAGAAHTSWSNASSPVGQDDVLSLLSMGPGDEYFGVDAKSNGFNPDQGAAIKSERVFLHEGSIDSSTGLGIHQSSSASEHNNFQMNGPVHADELDRQASIRSRKSIDSTDDCFLTYAMFQRQYSS; encoded by the exons ATGATACATGGTACTCCTTTCCTCCCCGGGGTCTACCTTATATATGTATCTCCTTGTCTTTATTTGGTTTCCTTAACCTGTGCTGCATTTCTCTTACCAGGGTTTATCAACTTAACTGGAAATCTTTCCAACACGATGGAGACGATGGAGACGATTGCTTCGAATGACCGGGTCAACCAGCGCCGCCAAGGGCTGTCATGGTCTCTTAGCTTCCGGTCTTCCACAAGGAAAAGACCCGG CAGGATTGTGAGACCCTCTACCCCTCCACCGACCTGCGAGGAAAGAGTCCATTATCCGGTCTTCAACCCGCACGATCCCCGACATAACCCTACGGTCATCCCTCCTTCTTGGCTCCGCGGCAGCTACAGTCTGTCCGAAGACTCGTCCAGTACACACACTTCAGGTCGCTGGCACAGCCTATCTGAGAGGTCCCTCCGCAAAGCACGGTCTGGGCTTGACGCGATCAGGTCGGGAATCCGCAGGCGCCCATCCGTTGATCAGCGAGGTCCCCGTCGTGATCTTCCCGGATTGTGGATGTCAACCGACTCACGTGGAAGTTCTATCACCCGGCCAGACGGCTCTTTCCCATCGACCATCTCGGAAGCCAGCACTGATGACGAATTCGAATTCGGAACTGATCTTTATCGGACGCGACCCAACGGCTCTTCCAAGTGGAACCTCGAGATTGTCAACAGATACCTGAACGAGGTTGGGTCATCGCACGCGCTACCCCCTGATGTCTACACTGATGATGTGGAGATTGGCCCCGCCGGTTCACGATTAGAAGGAGAGACCCTGAACAATCTCAGCGAAGAGGATTCTGAAGCGACGAGACTACCATCCAAGACGCAGACAATCAGATGGGATGATCGCGTTCAATCCGGCCGGAGGCCTTCCCTCACCTCGGCTTCAAGTTCCGTCATCTCGAGCAGGGCATCAACTAGCTCCGATGAGTCGACCCTTTCTCAGCTCATCAATGCTACCCAGGCTTTTGAGGCACTGTGTTCCATCGACGAGCCTACAAAGAATGTACCTGAAAGTTCGGACGTTGAACGCGATGCTAACGATTCGTTGCCTGCCACATCTCAAGGCAGTGCCGAAGCCCTTCCAGAAGGGACTGCAAGTCAGAGCAACTGGTTTACCATGACCAACTCGGAGGAAGCTGACAACCAGTCAAGAAGC GATAACGGAGAAACACCCGCAGACAAACCGTCGCGTGAAACCAGTCGTACCAGTTCGATGAACGCGTCCGGTGGCAGTAACTCCTCTACTGGCCAGGGCGACCGATCTAGACATTCGACTTGTCAAAGCGATAGCACTGCACCTACTTCGCGTACTCAATCTAGTTGTTGGACTCATAGCGAAGGGAATACTAGCACGCCGCCTACGTCGTATACTCAATCCAGGCGTTCAACCATTCAAAGCGGAGGGAACGCTGGCGCGGCGCATACATCATGGTCAAACGCGTCGTCTCCGGTCGGGCAAGATGACGTACTTTCTCTGCTGTCCATGGGCCCCGGTGATGAATATTTTGGTGTCGACGCAAAATCAAACGGTTTTAATCCGGATCAAGGAGCTGCCATCAAATCGGAGCGAGTGTTTCTTCACGAAGGAAGCATTGACAGCAGTACCGGCCTTGGAATCCATCAGAGTTCCTCGGCAAGTGAGCACAATAATTTCCAGATGAATGGGCCAGTACACGCTGACGAGCTGGACCGTCAAGCGAGCATCCGATCTAGGAAATCGATTGACTCGACTGACGATTGTTTCCTTACGTACGCCATGTTTCAAAGGCAATATTCTTCGTGA
- the CCS1 gene encoding copper chaperone CCS1 (COG:P;~EggNog:ENOG410PJAA;~InterPro:IPR036423,IPR024134,IPR001424,IPR006121, IPR036163;~PFAM:PF00403,PF00080;~antiSMASH:Cluster_4.4;~go_function: GO:0046872 - metal ion binding [Evidence IEA];~go_process: GO:0006801 - superoxide metabolic process [Evidence IEA];~go_process: GO:0030001 - metal ion transport [Evidence IEA]), which yields MIEPFQTTFAVPMTCEGCVKDISGSLNKIEGINKVDANLKEQLVFIEGTAPPSKIVSAIQDTGRDAILRGSGTSNSSAVCILETHSNSVSNKIRGLARMVQVSSNMTLVDLTINGLSPGRYWATVRQAGDISQGASSTGGIWEALKSTVLGSETPKEPRGVFGTVDVDEKGRGNVFMDRPVAIWEMIGRSMVLSKSKEGPFKREDPDTLVGVIARSAGVWDNDKMVCSCSGKNVWQERQEQVSQGMV from the exons ATGATTGAGCCGTTCCAG ACGACCTTCGCGGTCCCGATGACCTGCGAGGGCTGCGTGAAAGATATCTCCGGCTCGCTTAACAAGATTGAAG GAATCAACAAAGTCGACGCCAACCTCAAGGAGCAACTAGTCTTCATCGAGGGCACCGCACCACCCAGCAAGATCGTTTCTGCTATCCAGGACACCGGTCGTGATGCGATTCTCCGCGGTAGCGGTACATCCAACA GTTCCGCCGTCTGCATTCTCGAAACGCACTCGAATAGCGTCTCGAACAAGATCCGCGGACTCGCGCGCATGGTCCAGGTTTCCTCCAACATGACTCTTGTCGACTTGACTATCAACGGACTCTCGCCGGGCCGCTACTGGGCTACCGTCAGACAAGCTGGAGACATTTCGCAGGGAGCGTCTTCAACGGGTGGAATTTGGGAGGCATTGAAATCAACTGTTCTTGGCTCGGAGACCCCCAAGGAGCCCCGGGGTGTGTTTGGAACTGTGGATGTGGACGAGAAGGGCCGTGGGAATGTCTTCATGGACCGGCCGGTTGCTATCTGGGAGATGATTGGCCGGAGTATGGTGCTTTCGAAGTCGAAGGAAGGCCCGTTCAAGCGGGAAGACCCGGATACGCTGGTTGGCGTTATTGCTCGCAGTGCTGGTGTGTGGGATAACGACAAGATGGTCTGCTCGTGCTCCGGAAAGAATGTGTGGCAGGAGCGTCAGGAGCAGGTCTCTCAAGGCATGGTTTGA
- a CDS encoding putative PB1 domain protein (COG:T;~EggNog:ENOG410PGC0;~InterPro:IPR011990,IPR034892,IPR019734,IPR013026;~PFAM:PF13181;~go_function: GO:0005515 - protein binding [Evidence IEA]): protein MSLKQEIETWVLALEYYDNQQYEEAIQVFDGIADTSKILFNCGVICATLGEHERAVECYQRAVGLDQYLAIAYFQEGVSNFLLGDFEEALANFNDTLLYLRGNTSIDYEQLGLKFRLFSCEVLFNRGLCYIYLQQMGLGLQDLEFASKEKVTQDHDVINDAIRERAEGYTVFSIPVGVVYRPNEAKVKNLKTKDYLGKARLIAASDRSNTPMALSRQHSEPPLNRSLFPPTPPPDTDKSSTHSSNNSQGGTLPAGRSASVRAARPPRLDLDRPGANVSGGRPNGNEASEKPRIGTTRAASETRGQFARQEQQSRGLYIQNMGRQPGHWESTGHRRGMSDTGYMPPMEDGYTEDPYGHYAPARQSLVMSTGGQSRRMMPRQQIQQYIDEEEEYASDACEEEDAAFNNEEFEIVGALRQRGHAPNTRVSRRSYTRRPEINKFRIKVHALEDKRYIMVGPTIQIAEFEKRIRDKFGFQSPLKLKMRDDGDMVSMVDQEDLDLLLISAKEFARREGSEIGKTEIWVEVLSMI from the exons ATGTCCTTGAAGCAG GAAATCGAAACATGGGTGCTGGCTCTGGAATACTACGACAACCAGCAATATGAAGAGGCCATTCAAGTCTTCGATGGTATCGCGGATACCTCCAAGATTCTCTTCAACTGCGGTGTTATCTGCGCTACGTTGGGAGAACACGAACGAGCA GTCGAGTGCTATCAACGTGCTGTTGGACTAGACCAATACCTTGCTATTGCCTATTTCCAGGAAGGCGTCTCGAACTTCCTTCTGGGTGATTTCGAGGAGGCATTGGCTAATTTCAACGATACCCTGCTCTACCTTCGAGGTAACACATCTATTGACTACGAGCAGCTGGGCCTCAAGTTCCGTCTCTTCTCTTGCGAGGTGCTTTTCAATCGGGGTCTATGCTACATCTACCTCCAGCAGATGGGTCTGGGTCTCCAAGATCTCGAGTTCGCCTCGAAGGAGAAGGTTACACAGGACCACGACGTGATCAACGATGCGATCCGTGAAAGGGCAGAG GGTTACACTGTCTTCTCCATCCCCGTCGGGGTAGTCTACCGACCAAACGAAGCCAAAGTCAAGAACCTGAAGACCAAAGACTACTTAGGAAAAGCAAGATTGATTGCCGCCTCTGACAGAAGTAACACCCCCATGGCACTTAGCCGCCAGCATTCCGAGCCACCCCTGAACCGCAGTCTCTTCCCACCAACACCCCCACCAGACACAGACAAGTCCAGCACGCATAGCTCGAATAATAGCCAAGGAGGCACACTACCAGCAGGTCGATCCGCGTCTGTCCGCGCAGCACGTCCCCCGCGACTGGACCTGGATCGGCCTGGTGCCAATGTTAGTGGCGGCCGGCCAAATGGTAATGAAGCGAGCGAAAAGCCACGGATTGGAACTACGCGCGCGGCATCTGAGACGAGAGGACAATTCGCCCGACAAGAGCAGCAATCACGAGGGTTATATATCCAGAACATGGGACGACAACCCGGGCACTGGGAATCAACGGGGCATAGGCGAGGGATGAGCGATACAGGGTATATGCCACCGATGGAAGACGGATATACAGAAGATCCCTACGGTCACTATGCACCAGCCCGTCAATCTCTAGTCATGAGCACTGGCGGCCAATCTCGAAGAATGATGCCACGCCAACAGATCCAACAATAcatcgacgaagaagaagaatacgCCAGCGACGCTtgcgaagaggaggacgCCGCCTTCAACAACGAAGAGTTCGAGATAGTAGGTGCCTTAAGGCAACGCGGACATGCACCAAATACCCGAGTCTCGCGGCGGAGCTACACGCGGCGCCCCGAAATCAACAAATTTCGCATCAAGGTCCACGCACTGGAAGATAAGCGGTATATTATGGTTGGACCAACAATCCAGATTGCGGAGTTCGAGAAAAGGATCCGCGATAAGTTTGGGTTCCAGTCAccgttgaagttgaagatgCGGGATGATGGGGATATGGTCTCGATGGTGGATCAGGAGGATCTGGATTTGCTCTTGATATCGGCGAAGGAATTTGCTCGACGGGAAGGGAGTGAGATTGGAAAAACGGAG ATCTGGGTGGAGGTGTTGTCTATGATTTGA
- the ERG20_2 gene encoding farnesyl pyrophosphate synthetase (COG:H;~EggNog:ENOG410PFX3;~InterPro:IPR033749,IPR039702,IPR008949,IPR000092;~antiSMASH:Cluster_4.4;~go_function: GO:0016765 - transferase activity, transferring alkyl or aryl (other than methyl) groups [Evidence IEA];~go_process: GO:0008299 - isoprenoid biosynthetic process [Evidence IEA]): MSKALKKGMVMGFIQGEALGLTSLYNPGEGGKYFCPKDCNSAINSSAISSTKHSFYLPVTLALHYLQRASEVNLKQAEKILLVMGEYFQIQDDYLDVFKVSEVTGKVDMDNQHSKCTWIIVQGLRRCTDGQRQVLFSSYGQKGDTREARVKRVFWPDRHGRGIPAVRRYEDQRAPGREWLH; encoded by the coding sequence ATGTCAAAGGCGTTGAAAAAGGGGATGGTTATGGGGTTTATTCAGGGTGAAGCTTTAGGGTTGACATCCTTATACAATCCAGGAGAAGGGGGGAAGTACTTCTGCCCAAAAGACTGCAACTCTGCCATAAACTCCTCGGCGATATCATCAACCAAACATAGTTTCTATTTACCGGTGACGCTAGCGTTGCATTATCTCCAGCGTGCTAGTGAGGTGAATCTGAAGCAGGCCGAGAAGATTCTCCTTGTGATGGGCGAGTACTTCCAGATTCAGGATGACTATCTTGATGTTTTCAAAGTTTCTGAAGTGACAGGAAAGGTGGACATGGATAACCAGCATAGCAAATGCACTTGGATCATTGTCCAGGGCCTTCGGCGCTGTACCGATGGCCAACGACAGGTGCTGTTCTCGTCATATGGTCAGAAAGGTGACACACGCGAAGCGAGAGTCAAGCGGGTTTTTTGGCCAGATCGACATGGAAGAGGTATACCGGCAGTTCGAAGATACGAAGATCAACGAGCTCCAGGCAGAGAATGGCTGCATTGA
- a CDS encoding uncharacterized protein (COG:T;~EggNog:ENOG410PGBR;~InterPro:IPR000719,IPR011009,IPR008271;~PFAM:PF07714,PF00069;~SMCOG1030:serine/threonine protein kinase;~antiSMASH:Cluster_4.4;~go_function: GO:0004672 - protein kinase activity [Evidence IEA];~go_function: GO:0005524 - ATP binding [Evidence IEA];~go_process: GO:0006468 - protein phosphorylation [Evidence IEA]): MSAPGKSRWADEDPETEALVAQQKREKEAKKRAKAERQRKLEEEAEARKAAEAQKQQDDALNAQQQQQQQPPAKRRRLSNDQPSGATTATPAEAEQQRKRSNLLRFPMREWGPCRHVDNFERLNHIEEGSYGWVSRAKDITSGEVVALKKLKMENSPDGFPVTGLREIQTLLEARHQNVVYLREVVIGNKVDDVFLVMDFLEHDLKTLLDDMREPFLPSEIKTLLLQVLSGLDFLHSQWIMHRDLKSSNLLLNNRGEIKIADFGMARYYGDPPPQLTQLVVTLWYRSPELLLGAEQYGTEVDMWSIGCIFGELLTKEPLLQGKNEVDQVSKIFALTGPPTQQTWPGFRSLPNAKSLKLPSISSVLSGNPPLLPRTKFPFLTNAGLHLLSSLLALNPSSRPSTQECLSHPYFREDPRPKPKEMFPTFPSKAGMEKRRRRATPEAPKRGQEAPRLDFAGVFGGAPGGDTGEAGAGFTLRFG, encoded by the exons ATGTCTGCACCCGGAAAATCACGATGGGCCGACGAAGACCCCGAAACCGAAGCCCTCGTTGCGCAACAGAAACGAGAAaaggaggccaagaagcGCGCCAAAGCAGAGAGACAACGCAAactcgaagaagaagccgaagCTAGAAAAGCAGCGGAAGCCCAGAAACAGCAGGATGACGCGCTCAATgcacagcaacaacaacaacaacagccaccCGCGAAACGACGTCGATTGTCCAATGATCAGCCCTCCGGCGCGACGACAGCAACTCCCGCTGAAGCCGAACAACAGCGGAAACGATCAAATTTGCTACGCTTTCCCATGCGCGAATGGGGCCCGTGTCGACATGTGGACAACTTCGAGCGATTGAACCATATCGAAGAAGGCTCGTACGGCTGGGTGAGCAGGGCCAAGGATATCACATCTGGCGAGGTGGTTGCtctcaagaagctgaagatggAGAACTCCCCTGACGGATTCCCCGTCACTGGACTGCGCGAAATCCAAACCCTCTTAGAAGCTCGCCATCAGAACGTTGTTTACCTCCGTGAGGTCGTCATCGGAAACAAAGTGGACGA TGTATTCCTCGTTATGGACTTCCTCGAACATGATTTGAAAACCTTACTCGACGACATGCGCGAACCCTTCCTCCCATCCGAAATCAAAACGCTCCTCCTGCAAGTCCTTTCCGGCCTGGACTTTCTCCATTCGCAATGGATTATGCACCGCGATCTGAAGAGCTCGAACCTGCTCCTGAACAACCGTGGGGAGATCAAGATCGCTGATTTCGGCATGGCACGATACTACGGCGATCCACCTCCGCAGCTGACCCAGCTTGTCGTCACGCTGTGGTACCGCTCTCCTGAGCTACTCCTGGGCGCAGAGCAATACGGCACCGAGGTCGACATGTGGAGCATCGGTTGTATATTCGGAGAACTCCTCACCAAGGAACCCTTGCTACAAGGAAAGAATGAAGTCGACCAGGTCTCCAAG ATTTTCGCCCTAACGGGACCCCCAACTCAACAAACCTGGCCCGGCTTTCGCTCCCTCCCCAACGCCAAATCTCTCAAACTCCCATCAATTTCATCCGTGCTATCGGGAAACCCACCGTTACTACCCCGCACCAAATTCCCCTTCCTAACCAACGCCGGTCTACACCTTCTATCCTCTCTGCTTGCGCTGAACCCAAGCTCGCGGCCTTCGACTCAGGAATGCCTGTCGCACCCGTACTTCCGCGAGGATCCGCGCCCTAAACCGAAGGAAATGTTCCCGACTTTCCCGTCCAAGGCTGGGATGGAGAAGCGGAGACGCCGTGCGACGCCCGAGGCTCCTAAGCGTGGCCAGGAGGCTCCCCGGTTGGACTTTGCGGGGGTGTTTGGGGGTGCTCCTGGTGGTGACACGGGTGAGGCAGGTGCTGGGTTCACACTTCGTTTCGGTTGA